A part of Aegilops tauschii subsp. strangulata cultivar AL8/78 chromosome 2, Aet v6.0, whole genome shotgun sequence genomic DNA contains:
- the LOC109733698 gene encoding uncharacterized protein produces the protein MSSKIVPKQYYALVEDVKRISKINWNAFTLRVLLDCLRIVKKGKHLRQWPKGNLALLQYLYWEKVQPVEGECAYNPNLSIQPLMRNWTEGAATRRDRFDYDNGRGRGNVRIKNNITQDYRAREPNIPNNVPTMKPKTKPANGNAKKSTTAPMSEDLMELLMKRFMDFIHTQMREIPDQRLLEKLNKSGVMCKPAAAVPSADNDVDEELDSFENGPYEKKEFMYKDDIDSRGEPVIDMTQPDEVVPNHKTVPEKTPPKMNGHKEASPIRRNDECGATPENPWVVALFSENHQPEVVADELTPEIIDAVVSFVELAASTEKNKGKKVYYSEGRGISLTSKRIRPVIDAYMGHLELHVGHDRYLCLAWRSKFLVDRAIARDDPLPSSCNMDSALSKAGAVNRVTKEYTVRDKTYIALNIDNAHWMTVVMHLIKQEFQVLDLLYPLDLTEKTVKALRMAIAHDMHLANLITPGKYLDVSKWPSKEYDMPQQEDGNSCGLFVTECLEHWDGDRMTRDFSQHYRPQFITCGHDKLHLCGHQETPGGRVCIDADNFGSALGGCVFQDDITSEYVEWVDGEWDSKAKSVIKYLAMKNKKLEIKITEYEAEIKRNEKEKRAMVKMHKEILLYRDRILGFGGLLYLGLLAIMIVLIVSK, from the exons ATGTCGAGCAAGATTGTGCCAAAGCAGTACTACGCTTTGGTCGAAGATGTGAAACGTATTTCAAAGATTAACTGGAATGCCTTCACCCTACGTGTTCTCCTTGATTGCCTTCGCATAGTGAAGAAAGGCAAACACCTCCGCCAATGGCCGAAAGGCAATTTGGCTCTCTTGCAG TACTTGTACTGGGAGAAGGTGCAACCGGTCGAAGGCGAATGCGCCTATAATCCCAACTTGTCCATACAACCTCTTATGAGGAACTGGACCGAAGGTGCAGCCACTAGGAGAGATCGGTTCGACTATGACAATGGGCGCGGCCGTGGTAACGTCAGG ATCAAAAATAATATCACCCAGGATTATAGGGCTCGGGAGCCCAACATCCCAAATAATGTGCCCACCATGAAGCCAAAAACCAAGCCTGCAAATGGAAACGCAAAGAAGTCGACGACAGCCCCAATGTCAGAAGATTTGATGGAGCTTCTAATGAAGCGGTTCATGGACTTCATACACACCCAGATGAGGGAAATCCCTGATCAA AGGttgttggagaagttgaacaAATCAGGTGTCATGTGCAAGCCGGCTGCTGCCGTGCCATCCGCGGACAATGATGTGGATGAAGAACTGGATTCGTTCGAGAACGGTCCATATGAAAAGAAGGAATTCATGTACAAGGATGACATAGACTCACGCGGAGAGCCTGTCATTGACATGACGCAGCCTGATGAAGTGGTTCCCAACCATAAAACCGTACCTGAG AAAACCCCACCGAAGATGAATGGACACAAGGAAGCTTCACCTATTAGGCGTAATGATGAATGTGGCGCTACACCCGAAAACCCTTGGGTCGTTG CTCTGTTTTCTGAAAATCATCAGCCGGAGGTTGTGGCAGATGAGTTGACGCCGGAAATAATTGATGCAGTTGTTTCATTTGTCGAGTTAGCTGCTAGCACCGAGAAGAATAAGGGGAAGAAAGTTTACTACAGTGAAGGGCGTGGCATATCTCTGACTTCCAAAAGGATTCGACCG GTAATTGATGCTTATATGGGACATTTGGAGCTGCACGTTGGTCATGATCGTTACCTCTGTCTAGCGTGGAGGTCCAAATTCCTTGTAGATCGTGCTATCGCACGAGACGATCCATTGCCGTCGAGCTGCAACATGGATAGTGCTCTGTCCAAAGCTGGAGCAGTTAATAGAGTCACGAAAGAGTATACTGTGCGTGATAAG ACGTATATCGCGTTGAATATCGACAATGCCCACTGGATGACCGTGGTCATGCACTTGATCAAGCAAGAATTCCAAGTTCTCGATTTGCTCTATCCTCTAGACCTGACAGAAAAGACTGTGAAAGCACTG CGAATGGCTATAGCACACGATATGCACCTAGCAAATCTTATTACACCAGGGAAATATCTGGACGTAAGTAAGTGGCCTAGCAAGGAGTATGACATGCCCCAGCAAGAGGATGG GAACTCTTGTGGCCTTTTTGTCACAGAATGTCTAGAACATTGGGACGGGGACCGAATGACCCGCGATTTTTCACAG CATTATCGCCCACAATTCATCACCTGTGGCCATGACAAGCTCCATCTATGTGGTCATCAGGAAACTCCTGGTGGCCGTGTCTGCATAGATGCAGACAATTTTGGCAGCGCACTCGGGGGATGTGTGTTTCAG GATGATATCACTTCTGAGTATGTTGAATGGGTTGATGGGGAGTGGGATAGCAAAGCAAagtcagtcattaagtatcttgCCATGAAGAACAAGAAACTGGAGATTAAGATTACAGAATATGAAGCTGAAATTAAAAGGAATGAGAAAGAAAAGAGGGCAATGGTTAAGATGCACAAGGAAATATTGCTCTATAGGGATAGGATTTTAGGATTTGGAGGTCTTCTGTATCTTGGCCTGCTTGCCATTATGATTGTTCTCATAGTTAGCAAGTAG